aagagatataagcttccaaatttagccctgtgcaacagagatttccaaactcttcccggacagcctttAGTTTATCCAGCATAACCTTTTGTATacaactccaaataacaaatggtttacatttctgaaaactagacacaaagagatacaactttcatttttggatcatctccaaatttcttatagattgcgagatatgagcctctaaagttaGACGACGAAcagcaaaatttccttcttcgcgaacgcgaagaacaaagtcctaacagcaaaatccttcttcgcgaacgcgagaggctcctcgcgaatgcgaagaacaacaccagaaccagcaaccagcagtatcaaaacacccaaacttggtccggaaccaccccaaatcaaacccgaggcccccgggaacccgtccaatcgtaccaaccagtcccattacataacacgaacctgctcgaggcctcaaatcacatcaaacaacatcaaagccactaatcataccccaattcaagcctaatgaactttgaaatttcaaattctatatcttgtaccgaaacacatcaaatcaatctggaatgatttcaaattttgcacacaagtcataattgacataacagagctattccaatttccagaatcagatttcggccccgatatcaaaaagttaaccccccggtcaaacttcccaaaaatatattttttgccatttcaagccaaattcctctacggacctccaaataattttccggatacgctcctaactccataatcaccatacggagctattgacatcatcaaaattccattccagagtcgttttcacacagttttgactaaagtaaaaatcctaagacttaagcttccatctcagggactaagtgtcccaaatctctccGAATTATCCGTAAATCAAACTTTACCACACACGcggggtcataatacatattgcgaggatGCTCAAGaacttaagtcattgaacgggacataaattcttaaaatgacaagtcgggtcgttacagttaagCGTCTCAAAACTAACGAGGTTGTTGGGTGTGCAAATTAGTAAGGTTTTGTACATGTGGTTGGTTTTGTTGGTAATATGGCTTCCCATACTTACTTCACAAGATTCAAATATAGGGTTCCTATGGCCTCCGAAAGTCATCTACCAATTATCGATCCCGAGGATAGCCAAGCACCAGCTATTCCACAACCAGAATCAGCAGCTGCTGAAGAGAATAGGATGTTGTGTCTCTGCATGTTGGCAATGTGGGACGCCTGGTCCAGTGGTATGGAACCGCCAAGCAATCCTTGGGTTCCCTGATTTGATCCCCAGGATAGGGGATACTACCAACACCCCTATGCCCAACCCGCTAATCCCGTGTGTGTACCCTCCTATGCTATTTAACGGTCTCGGAATGCCTTCTGTGGTTCTCCCCTAGGCGTCGGCTTCAAAGGCATCGCCATTAATGTTCTCCGCAGCACCAGTCTGCACCACAACACAACCAACTTTACCAAGGCCGTATGTTGAGCCTCCAATATTCACCTTTCAGGGTCCACAGTTTCAACCAGAAATAACATATGTGACCCCATACTTATTTACTCAACCTCCGCAATGTGACTTCTCGGTGAGGCAAGAAAAGGTTGTCAAGAATCCCAAGCAAGAGAAAATGACTCGGAAGATGAAGAGCCTGGAATAGAGCCTGAAAAACATGCAAGGTCTGAGTGGCCAAAAGAGTGTCTCTTACTCCGACCTGTGTATGTTTCCCCATGTTCACTTGCCGGCTGGTTTCAAAATGACAAAATTTGAAAAGTACACTTGGAATGGAGACCCGGTCACTCATCTAAAACGATATTGTAACCAGTTGAGGGGTACTGGTGGAAAACAGGAGCTGCTAATGGCCTATTTTGGAGAAAGCCTCACTGGGATCGCTTTTGAGTGGTATATGGATCAAGATATTACCCATTGGCATGTGTGGGATGATATGGCTCGAGATTTTGTCCGCCAATTCCTATATAATGTGGACATCGCTCCCGACAGGAACTCTTTTTccattttgaaaaagaaaatcgcGGAAAGCTTTTGCgaatatgctgtcaaatggcgTGAGCAAGCTGCCAGGATAAAGGCTCCGATAGACGAAGCCGAAATGGTTGTAGTCTTTCTACATgcccaagaggcggactacttccagaacatgatgtccgctatgGGTAGGCCATTTGCTGAGGTTATCAAAATTAGGGAGTTGGTAGAAAATGGGTTAAAGAcgggccgaatcttgagtcatgctgcctttaaggccacatcacaggccATTCAGAATGGTTTAGagggtttgatgaacagaaatTGGAGAGATGAAGAACTTGATACGGCATTGAAGGCCCTTACAATCATTGCCGAGATAGAAGAAAAGCCAAACAACGGTTGCCAAACCTGAAAGTTCCCCGTGagacgggagtctcggtagccagtcttgctatccttcTGCGTCTGGATTATCTCAGGGTTtgatccggatgttttacttttattattttactttccaatgtaaacccttctatctttaaaattaaaaaaaaatcaaaaatcaaaaaaacaaattcaaatgaaatttatatttcattttccaggaatgtctcttttcttattattacttttcttattctcttttcaggactgttaaatgcagatttcaatcacatgacatgcttgcggacttcatgcccagatcctaaaatgctatcagactttgaaataatgagtcaagaatcagaatgcaatgaaaataggtttaaggaaataaaacaaagaatcggaacaactaaaggaaaattggctccagaTTGGAAAGATTCATACATGGTAACAAGAGTACTGCTAAAGAGAGCGTTGTACCTGGGAAACATCGAAGAAAATATCCCTGAAATAGTTGTCAATGCAGGTgcggtcaaaaggtactatgtttgatccTCTATGTAGCATTATTGCTCCGTttgggatgaagaaggctttctttctcactatccaaatattcaaccctttgcaaaccctttgagccggCTTCCATTCTTTGTTTATCCTCTTTGGAACCTTGaagttattattgaaaaaatatgattgaaaattgaaaaaaaagataagaaaaagaaaaatacaaaaaaaataaaaagaagaaggaagaaaaaaaagaatgatattgaaatgaaaaaaaaggaaaagaagagaaggagaagaaaaggaaaaagaaagagaaaagaaaacaaaacagaagaaaaaacaaaagaaaagaaaatcaaaaacaaagttGATTGAACTACATTTGACTTGATTAtgaaaggatatgtaggcagcctctctctagggttcagtcacaccaaaataaaaatccaaattcccccaaaagttgaaactggggcagaagttacaatggttcggcgatgggtTGGCCTGAAAGGTTCCATGGTTGTAATTAAATCTAAATGCTTTTTACCCCAAAACCCTGTTCAAGTCCTTCTGATCGATCGGCAAAGAGGTTCAAATTGAAAGATACAGTTACTTGGATATGATGGAGCCAAttaagagaaataaaatgagagagtcttattggtgaaaaccctcacgggcaccataaggcgacggtaagcagagaaattagaaatgagagagtcttattagtgaaaactcacaaagagcactataaggcaatgatgagaagagaaatgagagaggttagccggtgaaaacccgcaaagggcgtcactgatcgaaaagaggatccttaCAATCACTGCATTGACAtagtcctgggcaaggtttctcggttttgAGGCAAAAGCTGTGATAATTGTTTGAGAGTCAGACGGTTTGCatagatcaggcatccagtccaaaaggcatgtcatgttcattgaggtccgcatgtactccagataagtccttttgtcctttccccgaaagggatgcCTCTTTTATAAATTCATTGTCCATGCCATTGTTAttatttctttgaatcccttccggTCTTACTCTATTCcgaaactaagacaaagaaatgatagcaagactgatttacaaggCTCTCATTTGATATAAGCTAATATGCATAAAGCCACTAAGCCTCGGCAGAGGCACCCAAGTCGACTTCGACTGGCCATGGTGGCCGATGTTTTGAAATTGAAAACTCtcaaaaaaagaaaatcaaattgaAATGCCTACAAGGGTGGAAATGAAGCTGAAATGGTTGAGTCCCACGTAGTTAACCATCCCGCCAAGGTTTGAAAAGCCAAGGTACCCCAAATGCTCTTAAATTAAAATTGGAAGAAAGACAAGTAAGAAGTGAAAGGCCtataaaggaaaaataaaatcgAAAAAGGTTgagtcccacgcgaccaaccaTTATGGCAAAGTTTGGAAAAATCAAAGGTTCTTCGGGGCCAGAAATAAAATCGGTCTTCAAGAAATAACAAGTTGCAGTTGAAAGTATCATCAAAGGAACCAGGCCAAGAT
This sequence is a window from Nicotiana tomentosiformis chromosome 5, ASM39032v3, whole genome shotgun sequence. Protein-coding genes within it:
- the LOC138893228 gene encoding uncharacterized protein — protein: MQGLSGQKSVSYSDLCMFPHVHLPAGFKMTKFEKYTWNGDPVTHLKRYCNQLRGTGGKQELLMAYFGESLTGIAFEWYMDQDITHWHVWDDMARDFVRQFLYNVDIAPDRNSFSILKKKIAESFCEYAVKWREQAARIKAPIDEAEMVVVFLHAQEADYFQNMMSAMGRPFAEVIKIRELVENGLKTGRILSHAAFKATSQAIQNGLEGLMNRNWRDEELDTALKALTIIAEIEEKPNNGCQT